A genomic segment from Glycine max cultivar Williams 82 chromosome 1, Glycine_max_v4.0, whole genome shotgun sequence encodes:
- the LOC100797356 gene encoding probable RNA 3'-terminal phosphate cyclase-like protein — MGGRQHSAHDCGVSRSIGYFLEPLIVLCLFAKQPLTIRLKGITNDSKDPSIDTFKSTTLPILKRFGVPFEDLELKVESRGLPPNGGGEVVLSVPVVQNLTAVSWIDEGFVRKIRGTTFSTRVSVQFEYSMIKSARGIINPLVSDVHIFSDHRSGPEAGNSPGYGISLVAETTSGCFISADTAVSQARDEDTSGLADDAKRDLMPPDDIGVGIANALVGEIAQNGVVDSTHQGLLFLLCALCPQDVSKVRVGKLSQHGVETLRNLRDFLDLKFIIKPDPNSQSVFLKCIGYGMKNLSQKVS; from the exons ATGGGTGGCAGACAACACAGTGCACACGATTGCGGTGTCTCACGGTCCATTGGTTATTTTCTGGAGCCACTCATTGTGTTATGTTTGTTTGCCAAACAGCCCCTTACTATTAGGCTCAAAG GAATTACAAATGATTCTAAAGATCCATCTATTGATACCTTCAAGTCAACTACTTTACCTATATTGAAGCGCTTTGGAGTTCCATTTGAAGACTTGGAGCTTAAAGTAGAGAGTCGTGGATTACCTCCCAATGGTGGTGGTGAAGTTGTTTTGTCTGTTCCAGTTGTTCAGAATCTAACG GCGGTTAGTTGGATTGATGAGGGTTTTGTGAGGAAAATTAGAGGAACTACTTTTTCAACAAGAGTGTCTGTTCAGTTTGAATATAGCATGATTAAATCTGCCCGTGGAATCATCAATCCGCTGGTTTCTGATGTGCACATTTTCTCTGATCACAGATCAGGTCCAGAGGCGGGAAA CTCTCCTGGATATGGGATTTCGCTGGTTGCAGAAACTACGTCTGGTTGCTTCATCTCTGCAGATACTGCTGTTTCTCAAGCAAGGGATGAAGATACTTCTGGCCTTGCAGATGATGCAAAAAGAGACTTGATGCCTCCAGACGATATCGGTGTGGGGATTGCTAATGCTTTAGTAGGGGAGATAGCTCAAAATGGAGTGGTAGATTCAACACATCAG GGTTTGTTATTTCTTCTTTGTGCTCTATGCCCTCAAGATGTTTCCAAGGTTCGTGTAGGAAAACTTTCCCAGCATGGAGTTGAAACTCTCAGAAATCTAAGGGATTTTCTTGATTTGAAGTTTATTATCAAACCAGATCCGAACTCACAGTCGGTTTTTCTAAAGTGTATTGGTTATGGCATGAAGAACCTTTCTCAAAAGGTATCATAA